The Geoalkalibacter subterraneus genome contains the following window.
CTTGCACCCATTAGAAATGGTTCGAAGACTATTGGTGATCCGGAAATCACATTCGAAAGCGCCCAAGGGACAACGACCAAAAGATCCGCTGGCGCACAGACAGCAGGCGTCACTTTATAACGAAAGCTGGGCTCCTTTTCTTTGGCAAGCACATACCATCCTTTGAGCTCGATACCCAAAAGGACGTCGGGCTCTACATCCGGCGCACTGGCTTTCAAAACCACGTCAGGGAATGTTTGCGGTTGCCGCTCGAATTCATAGAGCGCGTATCGCTGCTCTGGATCCCACACCCCTCTCAATTTGTTTAAAGAGTTTACAACCTGCTGTTCAATAGTCGCACCAAGCGACGAGTTGAACGCAAACAAATCCGTTGCTAACACGCCGTCAATGTTAAGAGTACTCTCGAAACGTGAAGGCAATGAATAAATAGCCTTCTTGACGGCCACAAACAATTCATAATGAGCCCATTTTTCCTCTGGCGCGGTAGCCGTAGGCGGACTAGGAATTTCGCTTTCGCTCATACAGTGGAAGCTCCTGATAGATGGCGTTTATTCTTTCCGAAGCCGCATCGAAGTACTCGGGAATAAGTTCGGACGCGTAACATTGCCTGCCCATTCGTAGAGATGCGACGGTAGCTGAGCAAAGCCCCCCGAAGGGCTCCCAGACCACATCGCCTGGATCAGTTGAGGCTCCGATAATCCGCTCCATTAGCCGCAATGGCTTCTGGTTGGCATGCAACGATTGCATGCCCTTTCTAATGATTCGCTCTTTGCCTCGAACTGCCGGCTCTTGCCAGACATTGGTGATGCCATGCACATGATTCCATTTAGCCCTCATGCGTTCCCATTTTCTTGCTGTAAGGTGTGTTTTACCATCAAGAGAAAAATATGGGCGGTCTGTATCTAGGCCATTTGCATTAGCATACTTGGCCAACATTTCCATCTTCTCGGGCGGCGGGAAGTACCATAAATCGCACTGCGTAAAATACTTCCGTGTTGCGGCATTCTTAACGCCACATGCTTCATTTGTTTTGTAGAGAGGCAATCCACTTCTTTGCCACTCACTTCTGAGCCATTCTTTAATTGAGCAAGGCTTTCCGTCATAATCACGAAGCTGCACTTCTCGTACATACTGCACGCAAATCTCGGTTACGACAGGAAAGCCCCTGATCGTGTCTCCGTTACAGTTACCGGCAACATGCCCAATGCCTTTATCCCATATGTGTGCCGCCCTATACTTCCAGCCATGCAACTTCAATACCTGGTGAACTTCAGCCCAAGCAAGCTCAGAACACCAAAACCACAGGGTCGTGTCGGCGCTAGCCTTCTTGCTCCACTCAGCGATGTGAGGCGCATACCACTCTGCCAAACTCTCGACGCCATTCGGCTCACCTGGGAATTTCGCGAGCCCATAAGGGCCGTCCGAAACAATTGCTGTGGGAGTAGGCCACTCGCCATATTTCTCGAGTGAGTCTCCCAGATGGAGACTCACTTGAGGATGGGAGGCATCCTCAATCCGCAATGGTGCGGTTCTACGTTTTTGATACTTAATTATTTTTGCCATTATTCGCTCCTGCTAATGCGGCTAATAGCCGTAGTTTATCAAGGTGCGCCCCTTGTCCCTAGTGCGCTGAGTTCTCCCACTGCTAACGCTCCGCATAACCGGATGGCAATGGAGCGTAGCGGAATTGCCAGTCCGAGTTGATGCGGTTGTTATCTGATTTAGTTTTAATCAGCTTGGTGAGCAGTTAAGAACATCGCTTTTTCTAACGCTGCAAAAAACTGTTGGTATGGCTCCGGGTCCGTAACCGGCTGTACGTTATACTGTGCATTAGCACGCACGAGAAGCTGAGTTGTCCCTCGCGGTCGAACTGTTACCGTCATGCGGAGTGCATAACCCTTCAATTTTGTAGCACTGACGGTTCCAAGGGTTGCATCTGCTTTGTCGAGCACAAATCCTAAATCTTGCAGTGTTGCCATTACAGTTCTTAATGTCTTTTCTTTATCTGTTGTATCAAAAGCTCGTGTCTGAATGCTCCTCAGTTGAACTTGACTCGCTTCAGAATCAAGAAGGCGTTGTTGGGTTGTTGCGCACCCTGTAAGAAAAACAACTAATGCGACTAATAAAAGCGACAATTTTGTTTTCATATTTCTTGTCCCTCCAGAAAAATTGCTTTTGAAAGCTTATCAAAAAATTCTTGGTACACTGCGGGATCAATTATACTCTCCGACTTAGTTACTTGCCCTTGTGTATTCCAAACAATACGCTGGAAAGTTACTCTCACAGCTATATAATTTTCCTGGTCCCCTATAGGGCGAGTTACTACACTCGCCCGCATTTTTTGTTCTTTGTCGACTGCCATTGCCCCCCCGCCCAAAGCTGCAACTATAACTGCTGTGACGATTTGCCCTGCATTTTCAGCACTTCTTTGTTTAGATGCTGTTATTAAACCAAGATTTGTTTCGCTTTCATCAATATTGAATCCCATATCCTGAAGAAGCCCAGCACAAGCGGCGAGTATTTTCCCCTCATCTTTAGTTTCGTACTTCCGCGTTTGCATTTGACGTTCTGCAAGAGACTCAGGACTTAAGGTTAAAGCATCTTTTGGTATTGTTTGGCACCCGGCTACAAGAAAAGCGCCGACAAGAAATATTGATAAAAACTTTTTCATCTTCCTGCCCCCTTAAAATCGTGATGTATGATATGCAAAATCACGCACCTTTTTGTCATTGTCGAACTTAATTATTATAGTGAGGGTTTGTTGACTTGTTGAGGATGAACCAGCACTTCCACGATAGCCAAGCAAAATCAAAGTTCCATAACCTGAACTTTCTGATTGAACTCTATCAGTAGATATTTTGTCATAAATCCAGACTTCACGACCCTGTTCATCAGTAGTAACAATATTTGGCGAACCAAGAGCAGCCGCTACTTCTGCACCAGACATCCCTTTCTTGATTTCTTTTTGGACTGTCCCCACAGTCAATTTATCCCCTCGCAGCCCTTCCTGTGTATCTGACGCATGACGTGCGGCAACGCACCCTGTAAATAATGCAACGAGACAAATAAACACAATTGCCTTCAACACCTTTTTGAACATTTTTTACCTCCTTTGCGCGTTGAATAGGTGATTCGTTTCATTTACAGATAACGCCTAAAGCAGCGGCGCGTTTACGCGTCCGCTGCCTTTACTTGTTCAAGTAAGCCGCTTCGCGGCAGAAGTTCCTAAAATCAACACCTTCTCGCCTGCTCTCCCCCTCCTACCGTCTCATTTTTCCTAAAAAATACTTCCGTACCAGTCGATCATCTGCTTTTCATATCCACAAGCCGTCTTCCGCGGCGAAACCTCAACTGTGGAAAGGAGAACCATTATGATGACCGACTGGTACGAACAATCGATGCGGGCCCTACAGCTATCCGGCAAAGGCGACAAAACTCAGCAGATGTACACCCGCTCGGTGCGCAAATTGGTGGAGTTTTACGAGAAAACTCCCGATGCCATCACCGAGACCGAACTGCAGGACTACTTCCTCCATCGCATCAATATCGACGAGTGGTCTCCCGGCACCATGCGCATCTGCCATGCCGGGATCCGCTTCTTTTTTACCAACGTCCTCGATCGCTCATGGCGCACCTTTGAATACCTGCATGTCCAGAAGGAGCGACGCCTGCCGACTGTACTCAGCTGCGAGGAGGTGCAGCGCGTTCTGGCCTGCGTCTATGCCTTTCACAACCGCGTCTTTCTCACCACCGTCTACTCCTGCGGCCTGCGTCTGCAGGAGGCCCTGCATCTAGAAGTCTCCGACATCGACAAGCAGCGCATGATGATTCATGTTTATCGCGGCAAGGGGGCCAAGGACCGCTATGTGCC
Protein-coding sequences here:
- a CDS encoding DNA methyltransferase, whose product is MAKIIKYQKRRTAPLRIEDASHPQVSLHLGDSLEKYGEWPTPTAIVSDGPYGLAKFPGEPNGVESLAEWYAPHIAEWSKKASADTTLWFWCSELAWAEVHQVLKLHGWKYRAAHIWDKGIGHVAGNCNGDTIRGFPVVTEICVQYVREVQLRDYDGKPCSIKEWLRSEWQRSGLPLYKTNEACGVKNAATRKYFTQCDLWYFPPPEKMEMLAKYANANGLDTDRPYFSLDGKTHLTARKWERMRAKWNHVHGITNVWQEPAVRGKERIIRKGMQSLHANQKPLRLMERIIGASTDPGDVVWEPFGGLCSATVASLRMGRQCYASELIPEYFDAASERINAIYQELPLYERKRNS
- a CDS encoding outer membrane protein assembly factor BamE; translated protein: MFKKVLKAIVFICLVALFTGCVAARHASDTQEGLRGDKLTVGTVQKEIKKGMSGAEVAAALGSPNIVTTDEQGREVWIYDKISTDRVQSESSGYGTLILLGYRGSAGSSSTSQQTLTIIIKFDNDKKVRDFAYHTSRF
- a CDS encoding site-specific integrase, whose amino-acid sequence is MMTDWYEQSMRALQLSGKGDKTQQMYTRSVRKLVEFYEKTPDAITETELQDYFLHRINIDEWSPGTMRICHAGIRFFFTNVLDRSWRTFEYLHVQKERRLPTVLSCEEVQRVLACVYAFHNRVFLTTVYSCGLRLQEALHLEVSDIDKQRMMIHVYRGKGAKDRYVPLPMSTYKLLRKYWATHRHPRLLFPALGRNGKNAHKSQSPMAVSSVQGAMKNAVREAGIHKKEVKIHTLRHSYATHLLEEGVNIRVIQKYLGHSSLDTTLIYLHLTQKGNEDACALINTLMEGLFHG